One segment of Planctomycetota bacterium DNA contains the following:
- a CDS encoding phage terminase large subunit family protein: MATDPRKLRPSELCRLLNSTPLGEVINERQLHRHRSRAGLRIGDARHVDLLRYTAWLVEQRHTPKPEPAGDPYAALKDRARARNAAIALAGRDIGELPAVVNPERKAQAASSFRYFCDAYFPLTFHLPWSPDHLKVIAKIEQAVLRGGLFAMAMPRGSGKTTICECACIWAVLYGHREFVCLIGSDEGHAMDMLESIKMELDGNDLLLEDFPEVVYPIQALDGIANRCNGQLYKGERTHIGWTAREIVLPTMPDSIASGAIIKVAGITGRIRGMKYKRSDGRTVRPTLVVLDDPQTDESARSLSQCATRESILAGAVLGLSGPGNKISGIMPCTVIRPSDMADNILSREKHPEWNGERTKMVYSFPANEKLWSKYAELRAESLRNGHGGEEATAFYEHNRDAMDEGAVIAWPERFNHDELSAIQHAMNLKLQDEAAFFAEYQNEPLPEATVDADELTADQIGSKFNRMQRAEVPIGCNHLTMFIDVQATLLFYVVAAWEDDFTGYVVDYGTFPDQKRPYFTLRDARSTLTVATKASGLEGAIYSGLESLTREYLGREWRRDDGAMLRIERCLVDANWGSSTDVIYQFCRQSAHAGVVMPSHGRFVGASSQPFSEYKRKPGDRIGHNWRMPNVNGKRSVRHVIFDTNFWKTFVHARLAVPMGDRGCLS; this comes from the coding sequence TGGCCTGCGCATTGGCGACGCTCGCCACGTTGACTTGCTGCGCTACACGGCTTGGCTCGTGGAGCAGAGGCACACACCGAAGCCCGAACCGGCGGGCGATCCCTATGCCGCGCTCAAGGACCGAGCTCGCGCTCGCAATGCAGCGATTGCCCTGGCTGGCCGTGATATCGGCGAACTGCCGGCGGTCGTCAATCCCGAGCGAAAGGCGCAGGCCGCGTCGAGCTTTCGTTACTTCTGTGACGCCTATTTTCCGCTGACATTTCACCTGCCGTGGTCCCCCGACCACTTGAAGGTGATCGCCAAGATCGAGCAGGCCGTGTTGCGCGGTGGCTTGTTCGCGATGGCCATGCCCCGCGGCAGCGGCAAGACCACGATCTGTGAGTGCGCCTGCATCTGGGCGGTACTGTATGGTCACCGCGAGTTCGTCTGCTTGATCGGTTCCGACGAAGGGCATGCGATGGACATGCTCGAGTCGATCAAGATGGAACTCGACGGCAACGACCTGCTGCTCGAGGATTTTCCCGAGGTGGTCTATCCGATCCAGGCCCTCGACGGGATCGCCAACCGTTGCAACGGCCAACTCTACAAAGGGGAACGAACGCACATTGGCTGGACTGCTCGCGAGATCGTTCTCCCCACAATGCCCGACAGCATCGCCTCCGGAGCCATTATCAAGGTGGCCGGCATCACCGGTCGTATTCGTGGGATGAAGTACAAGCGTTCGGATGGCCGCACGGTGCGCCCTACGCTCGTCGTGCTTGACGATCCGCAAACGGATGAGTCCGCTCGGTCCCTGTCTCAGTGCGCCACGCGCGAAAGCATTCTGGCGGGCGCGGTCCTGGGGCTCTCCGGCCCCGGCAACAAGATTTCAGGGATCATGCCCTGCACCGTGATCCGCCCCAGCGACATGGCCGACAACATTCTGTCGCGTGAAAAGCACCCGGAATGGAACGGCGAGCGGACCAAGATGGTCTATTCGTTCCCCGCGAATGAAAAGCTCTGGTCCAAGTATGCCGAACTGCGCGCCGAAAGCCTGCGCAACGGGCATGGTGGCGAAGAAGCGACAGCGTTCTACGAGCACAACCGCGACGCGATGGATGAGGGTGCCGTGATCGCCTGGCCCGAGCGGTTTAACCACGACGAGCTGTCGGCCATTCAGCACGCCATGAACCTGAAGCTGCAGGACGAAGCAGCCTTCTTTGCCGAGTACCAGAACGAACCCTTGCCCGAAGCCACCGTCGATGCCGACGAACTCACGGCCGACCAGATCGGCAGCAAGTTCAATCGAATGCAGCGGGCCGAAGTCCCCATCGGTTGTAACCACCTCACGATGTTCATCGACGTTCAGGCGACGCTGTTGTTTTATGTTGTTGCCGCGTGGGAAGACGATTTCACCGGCTACGTGGTTGACTACGGCACGTTCCCCGACCAGAAACGCCCTTACTTCACGTTACGTGATGCGCGCAGCACATTGACCGTCGCTACCAAGGCTAGCGGCTTAGAGGGCGCGATCTATTCCGGCCTCGAATCGCTCACCCGTGAATACCTGGGGCGGGAATGGCGGCGTGACGATGGCGCAATGCTGCGCATCGAGCGCTGTCTGGTCGACGCCAACTGGGGTTCATCCACCGATGTGATCTATCAGTTCTGCCGGCAATCGGCGCATGCCGGCGTCGTGATGCCGAGTCACGGCCGCTTCGTCGGCGCTTCGAGCCAGCCCTTCTCGGAATACAAACGCAAGCCAGGCGATCGGATCGGCCACAACTGGCGGATGCCGAACGTCAACGGCAAGCGCTCCGTGCGCCACGTCATCTTCGACACGAACTTCTGGAAGACCTTTGTTCATGCTCGCCTGGCGGTGCCAATGGGAGATCGCGGGTGCCTGTCA